In the genome of Candidatus Defluviilinea gracilis, one region contains:
- a CDS encoding heme-copper oxidase subunit III, whose product MSNKQQHPNLLSQGVFIFVYLAVLTALEFFVAITFNSVVILVAVAIVKAALVLWYYMHVNKLSESDESNHESYAYKSGTNRLGLWLFLVSDSFVFGGLMVMRLSLLGMTRPDLSQTLGFFVTAVLLISSFFMNRGEVELHNGNRQGFLRNIMVTFVLGLFFLLGVILVEWHTVPAIAEPILHLFGEPEGKTLLKASSGPAGAAFFMMTGMHAFHVLTGLILLLIIWINGKRGLYDEKQYPVEAAAVYWHFIDVVWIFFYPALYLIGTAV is encoded by the coding sequence ATGTCGAACAAACAACAACATCCTAATTTACTGTCGCAGGGCGTGTTTATTTTCGTGTACCTTGCGGTGTTGACCGCGCTGGAATTCTTTGTCGCGATCACCTTCAACTCGGTCGTTATTCTTGTGGCGGTGGCGATTGTCAAAGCCGCCTTGGTGCTCTGGTATTACATGCACGTAAACAAGCTGAGTGAAAGCGACGAGAGCAACCACGAATCGTACGCCTACAAGAGCGGGACCAACCGCCTGGGCTTGTGGCTCTTTCTCGTCTCCGACTCGTTCGTGTTCGGCGGGTTGATGGTGATGCGCCTCAGCCTGCTGGGCATGACCCGCCCAGACCTCAGCCAAACCCTCGGGTTCTTTGTGACTGCGGTGCTTCTCATCTCCTCGTTCTTTATGAACCGCGGCGAAGTTGAACTGCACAACGGCAACCGCCAGGGATTTTTACGAAACATCATGGTCACCTTTGTGCTGGGCTTGTTCTTCCTGCTGGGCGTGATCCTGGTGGAGTGGCACACTGTGCCTGCCATTGCCGAACCAATCCTTCACTTATTCGGCGAGCCGGAAGGGAAAACGTTATTGAAAGCCTCGTCGGGTCCCGCAGGAGCGGCGTTCTTCATGATGACGGGAATGCATGCCTTTCACGTGTTGACCGGCTTGATCCTCCTCTTGATCATTTGGATCAACGGCAAAAGAGGCTTGTACGATGAGAAGCAGTACCCGGTCGAAGCCGCCGCGGTGTACTGGCACTTCATCGACGTGGTGTGGATTTTCTTCTACCCGGCGCTGTATCTGATCGGGACAGCGGTCTAA
- a CDS encoding SCO family protein codes for MDRKILLAGIGALVLLITIITAVMIFGKPDQFRGAYYVEPYPLAGEIELARADGSVFKLSEQRGGVVLLFFGYTSCPDVCPTTLADMKLAIEALKPTEAQQIKVVFVTVDPERDTPQRVQEYVDHFSASFIGLSGDESELATVWSDYGIFREVMDSESATGYLVNHTARILLIDRNGNLRLSFPYDAPVEDIIHDLKLVLKE; via the coding sequence ATGGATCGAAAAATTCTATTGGCGGGAATCGGCGCGTTAGTCCTGCTCATCACGATCATCACAGCCGTGATGATCTTTGGCAAACCAGATCAATTTCGCGGCGCGTATTATGTCGAACCGTACCCGCTGGCTGGCGAGATCGAATTAGCGCGCGCCGATGGCTCTGTGTTCAAGTTAAGCGAACAGCGCGGCGGTGTTGTATTGCTCTTCTTTGGCTACACCTCCTGCCCGGATGTATGCCCAACCACGCTCGCGGATATGAAACTCGCCATCGAGGCGTTAAAACCCACAGAAGCGCAACAGATCAAGGTGGTGTTCGTTACCGTCGACCCGGAACGTGACACGCCCCAGCGCGTGCAGGAATATGTGGATCATTTCAGCGCGTCGTTCATTGGCTTGAGCGGCGACGAGTCTGAGCTGGCAACCGTTTGGAGCGATTATGGTATTTTCCGCGAAGTCATGGACAGCGAATCGGCCACCGGGTATCTCGTCAACCATACGGCGCGCATCTTGCTCATCGACCGCAACGGCAACCTGCGCCTCTCTTTTCCGTACGACGCGCCGGTGGAGGATATCATCCACGATTTGAAACTGGTCTTGAAAGAATAG
- a CDS encoding SURF1 family protein — MLLRRMFSRAWRLTTLLVFAGTLVLIRLGIWQLDRLETRRADNAHYLEMRSNDRIDLNVEIPEALGEMKDRAATVTGNYDFENQVAMRNQERLGQYGYHLFTPLRFDGMAVLVDRGWIPADGNDTPDDWRKYDETGPVVVEGWIQPGHGKPAFGGIPDALPQDGSPLEFWINPDVANIARQLPYPILPVYLQLAAVANDTTPPIAPAQAEKDLTEGSHFGYAMQWFTFAALLFFGYPYFIKKQDSLSA; from the coding sequence ATGCTCCTGCGTAGAATGTTCAGCCGCGCGTGGCGGCTGACAACCCTCCTTGTCTTCGCCGGAACGCTGGTTTTGATTCGCCTCGGCATCTGGCAACTGGATCGACTGGAAACGCGGCGCGCGGACAATGCGCATTACCTTGAAATGCGATCCAACGACCGCATCGATCTCAATGTTGAAATCCCCGAAGCCCTGGGCGAGATGAAAGACCGCGCCGCGACCGTGACAGGAAATTATGATTTCGAAAACCAGGTCGCCATGCGGAATCAGGAACGCCTTGGGCAATACGGATATCACCTCTTCACCCCGCTTCGATTCGACGGGATGGCTGTTCTGGTCGACCGCGGCTGGATTCCCGCCGACGGGAACGACACGCCCGATGACTGGCGCAAGTACGACGAGACCGGCCCGGTTGTTGTAGAGGGGTGGATTCAGCCGGGGCATGGCAAACCAGCCTTCGGTGGAATCCCCGACGCGCTTCCTCAGGATGGTTCCCCGCTCGAATTTTGGATCAACCCCGACGTGGCGAACATCGCCCGTCAGTTGCCGTACCCGATCCTGCCGGTCTACCTCCAACTTGCGGCTGTTGCGAATGATACAACGCCGCCGATCGCGCCTGCGCAAGCCGAAAAGGATTTGACAGAAGGTTCGCATTTTGGGTATGCTATGCAGTGGTTCACCTTCGCCGCCTTGTTATTCTTTGGCTACCCTTATTTTATAAAGAAACAGGATTCACTTTCCGCATGA
- a CDS encoding protoheme IX farnesyltransferase: MKFTLRSSFARYVVTLFVSVIALTVAGRIVTLSDAAQFCAGWPLCIPSAPVGWLKLAHLSLVGIASVLMALVFRKAWREQRSHRLILPLTTILGVMFFGQALVGAALISQSEARHLFVLHTLTTIALWISLILLVYASGVSHEAESVPPRTGKLQRAKDLFALTKPLIVGLLLITTYGGLVIGMKAIPSFSLTVWTLLGGALAAGGSGALNQYIDRELDRRMQRTAKRPMADGRLTDAEGLAFGLGMSLISYYILACFVNDLAALLSLAGIAYYVILYSMWLKKATVQNIVIGGGAGAIPPMVGYAAATGHLDWTAWILFAIIFMWTPPHFWALAIVRMKDYEHAGVPMMPVVRGEMETRRQIFVYTIELVIVTLLLPILNLAGSFYLVSSLVLGGALLYAAWKVWRTGGNKVAWRMYKWSSSYLVFIFIAIMIDSVL, translated from the coding sequence ATGAAATTCACACTTCGCTCTTCTTTTGCACGCTATGTTGTGACGCTTTTCGTTTCCGTGATTGCCCTCACGGTGGCTGGGCGCATTGTCACCCTTTCAGACGCCGCGCAGTTTTGCGCGGGCTGGCCCCTGTGCATTCCCTCCGCGCCGGTGGGTTGGTTGAAACTTGCTCATCTTTCGCTGGTCGGTATCGCGTCGGTCTTGATGGCGCTTGTGTTTCGCAAGGCGTGGCGGGAACAGCGCTCACATCGCTTGATCCTTCCGTTGACAACGATTTTAGGCGTGATGTTCTTTGGGCAGGCTCTGGTTGGCGCGGCTTTGATCTCGCAATCGGAAGCGCGGCATTTGTTCGTCTTGCATACGTTGACAACGATCGCGTTGTGGATTTCGTTGATCTTGCTGGTGTATGCGTCCGGCGTCAGCCACGAAGCAGAATCGGTTCCCCCGAGGACCGGTAAACTTCAGCGCGCCAAGGACCTGTTCGCGTTGACGAAACCGTTGATCGTGGGCTTGCTTTTGATCACAACGTACGGCGGATTGGTGATCGGCATGAAGGCAATCCCGTCCTTTTCGCTGACCGTCTGGACGTTGCTCGGCGGGGCGCTCGCGGCGGGCGGTTCGGGCGCGCTGAATCAATACATCGACCGCGAGTTGGACAGGCGTATGCAACGCACTGCAAAACGTCCGATGGCAGACGGGCGGTTAACCGACGCGGAGGGGCTCGCGTTTGGGCTGGGCATGTCGCTGATCAGTTATTACATTCTCGCCTGTTTTGTCAACGACCTTGCCGCGTTGCTTTCGCTGGCGGGAATTGCGTATTACGTGATCCTGTATAGCATGTGGTTGAAAAAAGCGACGGTGCAAAATATCGTCATCGGCGGAGGGGCGGGGGCGATCCCTCCGATGGTGGGCTATGCCGCCGCCACCGGTCACCTCGATTGGACGGCGTGGATCCTCTTCGCCATTATCTTCATGTGGACGCCTCCGCATTTTTGGGCGCTCGCCATCGTCCGCATGAAGGATTACGAACATGCGGGCGTTCCGATGATGCCAGTTGTGCGCGGCGAGATGGAGACGCGCAGGCAGATCTTCGTGTACACCATCGAGTTGGTGATCGTCACGTTGTTGTTACCCATCCTCAACCTGGCTGGCTCTTTCTATCTGGTCTCGTCGCTTGTGTTGGGCGGTGCGTTGTTGTATGCCGCATGGAAGGTTTGGAGAACAGGCGGCAATAAAGTTGCCTGGCGTATGTACAAGTGGTCGAGTAGCTATCTTGTTTTCATCTTT